The following proteins come from a genomic window of Geomonas sp. RF6:
- the ftsZ gene encoding cell division protein FtsZ gives MFHFDESIDQSAKIKVIGVGGSGGNAVNTMITVGITGVDFIVANTDAQALRMSKASIKIQIGTQLTKGLGAGANPNVGRDAAIEDREKLVEALKGADMIFVAAGMGGGTGTGAAPVIAEIAREIGALTVGVVTKPFSREGRQRLAKGEDGIKELKKHVDSLIVIPNDRLLGLAGKSMSILDAFKPSDDVLRQAVQGISDLITQSGMINVDFADVKSIMSERGMAMMGIGLGTGENRAVDAATRAISSPLLEDIDISGAKGVLVNISGPSAMTMDEFDAASRIIHEKVHEDANIIVGLVIDESLGETIKITAIATGFGDRFDLEKGRHELKNVSTLVKPSASEINREIPTFIREKQQREHVARQRSFLMDDEDQYDIPTFLRKSVD, from the coding sequence ATGTTTCACTTCGATGAGAGCATCGACCAGAGTGCGAAGATTAAGGTAATTGGGGTAGGCGGTTCCGGCGGCAACGCTGTGAACACCATGATTACGGTTGGCATCACCGGGGTCGATTTCATCGTAGCAAACACCGACGCCCAGGCATTGCGCATGTCGAAGGCGTCCATCAAAATCCAGATCGGCACCCAGCTTACCAAGGGTCTCGGGGCAGGCGCCAACCCCAACGTTGGGCGCGATGCTGCAATCGAGGATCGCGAGAAGCTCGTCGAGGCGCTGAAGGGCGCTGACATGATCTTCGTCGCTGCCGGTATGGGCGGCGGCACCGGTACCGGCGCTGCTCCCGTCATCGCAGAAATCGCCCGCGAAATCGGCGCCCTCACCGTCGGCGTCGTCACCAAGCCTTTCTCCCGCGAAGGTCGCCAGCGTCTTGCCAAAGGCGAAGACGGCATCAAGGAACTGAAGAAGCACGTTGACTCCCTCATCGTGATCCCGAACGACCGCCTCCTCGGCCTGGCCGGGAAGTCGATGTCGATCCTCGACGCATTCAAGCCCTCCGACGACGTGCTGCGCCAGGCGGTGCAGGGGATTTCCGACCTCATCACTCAGTCCGGCATGATCAACGTCGACTTCGCCGACGTGAAGTCGATCATGAGCGAGCGCGGCATGGCGATGATGGGTATCGGTCTTGGCACCGGCGAGAACAGGGCGGTTGACGCAGCGACCCGCGCGATCTCCTCCCCGCTCCTCGAAGACATCGACATCTCCGGCGCGAAGGGCGTGCTGGTAAACATCTCCGGACCGTCCGCCATGACCATGGACGAATTCGACGCCGCCAGCCGCATCATCCACGAGAAGGTGCACGAGGACGCAAACATCATCGTCGGTCTCGTCATCGACGAGAGCCTCGGAGAGACGATCAAGATCACCGCGATCGCCACCGGCTTCGGCGACCGCTTCGATCTGGAGAAAGGGCGCCACGAGCTGAAGAACGTCTCGACCCTGGTGAAGCCCTCCGCTTCCGAGATCAACAGGGAGATCCCGACCTTCATCCGCGAGAAGCAGCAGCGCGAGCACGTCGCCCGCCAGCGCTCCTTCCTGATGGACGACGAAGATCAGTACGATATCCCGACCTTCCTCCGGAAGTCAGTCGACTAG
- the ftsA gene encoding cell division protein FtsA, translated as MTTRRDNLIVGLDIGTTKICAIVGNLTEEGIDIVGIGTAPSRGLRKGVVINIESTVASIKKAIEEAELMAGCEIKSVYAGIAGGHIKGLNSQGVIAIKNREVTTEDVKRVIEAAKAIAIPMDREVIHILPQEFIIDDQDGIREPLGMSGVRLEAKVHIVTGAVASAQNIVKSCNRAGLEVADIVLEQLASSEAVLSADEKELGVALVDIGGGTTDIAIFVDGAIKHTSVLSLGGNHLTNDIAVGLRTPMAEAERIKQKYGCCLSSLVGKDETIEVPSVGGRKPRVLSRQLLCEILEPRVEEIFTLVNREIVKSGLEDLIASGVVITGGSTILEGMPELGEQIFNLPVRRGVPQKIGGLVDVVNSPVYATGVGLVVYGSKNVGVHEFPTAQSDDHVFRRVGKRMREWFGEFF; from the coding sequence ATGACCACCAGACGGGATAATTTGATCGTAGGCCTCGACATCGGCACCACCAAGATCTGCGCCATCGTCGGCAACCTCACGGAAGAGGGGATCGACATCGTGGGGATCGGCACCGCACCGTCCCGCGGGCTGCGCAAGGGGGTGGTGATCAACATCGAGAGCACCGTCGCCTCCATCAAGAAGGCCATCGAGGAGGCCGAGCTCATGGCCGGGTGCGAGATCAAGTCTGTCTACGCCGGTATCGCTGGGGGGCACATCAAGGGGCTCAACTCCCAGGGCGTCATCGCCATCAAGAACCGGGAGGTCACCACCGAGGACGTGAAGCGCGTCATCGAGGCGGCCAAGGCGATCGCGATCCCGATGGACCGCGAAGTCATCCACATCCTGCCCCAGGAGTTCATCATCGACGACCAGGACGGCATCCGCGAGCCTCTGGGGATGAGCGGCGTGCGCCTGGAGGCGAAGGTGCACATCGTCACCGGCGCGGTGGCGAGCGCCCAGAACATCGTGAAGTCGTGCAACCGCGCGGGTCTCGAGGTGGCGGACATCGTCCTCGAGCAACTCGCCTCCTCCGAGGCGGTTCTCTCCGCTGACGAGAAGGAGCTCGGCGTGGCCCTCGTGGACATCGGCGGCGGCACCACCGACATCGCCATCTTCGTCGACGGCGCCATCAAGCACACCTCCGTCCTCTCTCTTGGCGGCAACCACCTCACCAACGACATCGCGGTCGGCCTGCGCACCCCGATGGCGGAGGCGGAGCGGATCAAGCAGAAGTACGGCTGCTGCCTCTCCAGTCTCGTCGGAAAGGACGAGACGATCGAGGTGCCGAGCGTCGGCGGGCGCAAGCCGCGCGTCCTCTCCCGCCAGCTGCTGTGCGAGATCCTCGAGCCGAGGGTCGAGGAGATCTTCACCCTGGTGAACCGCGAGATCGTGAAATCGGGGCTCGAGGACCTCATCGCCTCCGGCGTCGTCATCACCGGCGGCTCCACGATCCTCGAAGGGATGCCGGAACTCGGCGAGCAGATCTTCAACCTCCCGGTGCGCCGCGGCGTGCCCCAGAAGATCGGCGGGCTCGTGGATGTCGTTAATTCGCCTGTTTACGCAACCGGCGTCGGCCTTGTTGTGTACGGCAGCAAGAACGTCGGCGTGCACGAGTTCCCGACCGCGCAAAGCGACGACCATGTCTTCCGCAGGGTCGGCAAAAGGATGCGCGAGTGGTTCGGTGAATTCTTCTAA
- a CDS encoding D-alanine--D-alanine ligase, producing MTVAELKTRKIAVLMGGLSAEREVSLKSGAAILKALVEKGYDAVGIDAGRDLASQLSAHGVEVAFIGLHGRFGEDGSVQGLLELMGIPYTGSGILASALAMHKVYAKRVFEGAGLTVAPYVVLRRGDKLELPFPLPVVVKPSREGSSVGVSIVKESAGLEPALEEAFKYDPEVLVEQFIDGREIQVGILDGRALGAIEIVPKNEFYDYEAKYTDGFAEHIFPAPLPEDLYQEVLRLGELAHAALGCDCYSRVDFLVTKDRESYILEVNTLPGMTDLSLLPEIARGAGIEFGELVERVLLAAALKN from the coding sequence ATGACAGTAGCAGAGCTCAAAACCAGGAAGATCGCAGTGCTGATGGGCGGGCTTTCCGCCGAGCGGGAGGTCTCCCTGAAAAGCGGCGCGGCGATCCTCAAGGCCCTCGTGGAGAAGGGGTACGACGCGGTCGGCATCGATGCCGGGCGCGACCTGGCAAGCCAGCTTTCCGCGCACGGCGTAGAGGTCGCCTTCATCGGCCTGCACGGCAGGTTTGGTGAGGACGGCTCCGTCCAGGGGCTCCTCGAGCTGATGGGGATTCCCTATACCGGCTCCGGGATCCTGGCGAGCGCCCTCGCCATGCACAAGGTCTACGCCAAGCGCGTCTTCGAGGGCGCCGGCCTCACCGTCGCCCCGTACGTAGTCCTGCGCCGCGGCGACAAGCTCGAGCTCCCCTTCCCCCTGCCGGTGGTGGTGAAGCCTTCCCGCGAGGGCTCCTCCGTCGGGGTGAGCATAGTGAAGGAGAGCGCGGGGCTGGAGCCCGCACTGGAAGAGGCCTTCAAGTACGACCCCGAGGTGCTCGTGGAGCAGTTCATCGACGGCCGCGAGATCCAGGTCGGCATCCTCGACGGACGGGCGCTCGGCGCCATCGAGATCGTTCCCAAGAACGAGTTCTACGACTACGAGGCGAAATACACCGACGGCTTTGCCGAGCACATCTTCCCCGCACCGCTCCCGGAGGACCTCTACCAGGAGGTGCTGCGCCTCGGTGAGCTCGCCCACGCGGCGCTGGGGTGCGACTGCTACAGCAGGGTGGACTTTCTTGTCACGAAAGACCGTGAGAGCTACATCCTGGAGGTGAACACCCTACCCGGAATGACGGACCTGAGCCTCCTCCCTGAGATAGCTCGCGGAGCAGGGATCGAATTCGGAGAGCTCGTGGAACGGGTTCTCCTCGCGGCAGCACTGAAAAACTGA
- the murB gene encoding UDP-N-acetylmuramate dehydrogenase translates to MERTPWQDGLDRVADGLRGEARHAEMMSQHSTLKVGGAAELFIEPLDLEDLQSAVAVLAQEEIPWIVVGGGSNLLVADAGFAGCVISLAHFNALETLPGARLQAGAGVTTYGLTHYACDACLTGLEFMVGIPGTFGGAVAVNAGAHGWSILDRVDTLMTLTAAGVRERGKSELEFGYRFLKLEPGEIVVSAILSLDQGDCAEIERVMEQNLSHRKTVQRVGYPNAGCFFKNPPGQEAWRLIDQAGLRGVKVGGAQVSEVHCNFLVNTGSATATDFLKLCDLIKDRVKSSSGIELEEEVRVVGVL, encoded by the coding sequence ATGGAGCGCACCCCCTGGCAGGACGGGCTGGACAGGGTCGCGGACGGGCTGCGCGGCGAAGCGCGCCACGCCGAGATGATGTCGCAGCACAGCACCCTGAAGGTCGGAGGTGCCGCAGAGCTTTTCATCGAGCCGCTCGATCTTGAGGACCTGCAGAGCGCAGTAGCGGTGCTCGCCCAGGAAGAGATCCCCTGGATCGTGGTGGGGGGTGGATCGAACCTTCTGGTCGCCGATGCCGGTTTCGCCGGGTGTGTCATCTCCCTTGCGCACTTCAACGCGCTGGAGACGTTGCCGGGTGCCCGGCTGCAGGCGGGGGCGGGTGTGACCACATACGGGCTCACCCACTACGCCTGCGACGCCTGCCTGACCGGGCTCGAGTTCATGGTGGGGATCCCCGGAACTTTCGGCGGTGCCGTAGCGGTAAACGCCGGTGCCCACGGCTGGTCCATTCTCGACAGGGTGGACACATTGATGACGCTCACCGCGGCAGGGGTGCGGGAAAGAGGGAAGAGCGAGCTCGAGTTCGGGTACCGCTTCCTGAAGCTGGAGCCGGGGGAGATCGTGGTGAGCGCGATCCTTTCCCTCGACCAGGGTGACTGCGCGGAGATCGAGCGCGTCATGGAGCAAAACCTCTCGCACCGTAAGACCGTGCAGCGAGTGGGGTACCCCAACGCCGGGTGTTTTTTCAAGAATCCCCCCGGGCAGGAGGCGTGGCGCCTCATAGATCAGGCCGGGCTGCGCGGGGTGAAGGTCGGGGGGGCGCAGGTATCCGAGGTGCACTGCAACTTCCTGGTGAACACCGGCTCCGCGACAGCGACAGACTTTCTGAAGCTCTGTGATTTGATCAAGGATCGGGTGAAGAGCTCGAGCGGCATCGAGCTTGAGGAAGAGGTCCGCGTAGTAGGAGTGCTTTAG
- the murC gene encoding UDP-N-acetylmuramate--L-alanine ligase, with translation MYGKIEKIHFVGIGGIGMSGIAEVLLNLGYKVSGSDLRETEITQRLAGLGGEIFFGHRSENVVEADVVVISSAVHEDNPEVVEAHARFIPVIPRAEMLAELMRMKYGIAVAGTHGKTTTTSMVATLLSRAGIDPTMVIGGRLNSIGTNARLGQGKFLVAEADESDGSFLKLSPTIAVVTNIDADHLDFYSGIEEIKDTFVEFINKVPFYGLAVLCLDSPNVADILPRVQKRFTSYGLSAQADFRATDVRLSGFTTTFVAHHKGVRLGEISFAMPGAHNVLNALAAIAVAMELDIPFEKIQEGFAAFRGVGRRFHLKGSANDIMVVDDYGHHPTEVRATLAAAKSGWEKRLVVVFQPHRYSRTKELFEDFVKAFYDADVLILTDIYPAGEAPIEGISAESLVARIRRHGQKDVTWISDREALAEHLLKILQPGDILLTLGAGNVWQIGEKVLGQLTPGSE, from the coding sequence ATGTACGGAAAGATCGAGAAAATTCACTTTGTTGGAATCGGGGGGATCGGCATGAGCGGCATCGCCGAGGTCCTCCTGAACCTCGGCTACAAGGTCTCCGGCTCGGACCTGCGCGAAACGGAAATCACCCAGCGTCTCGCCGGGCTCGGGGGAGAGATCTTCTTCGGCCACCGCAGCGAGAACGTGGTGGAGGCGGACGTCGTCGTCATCTCCAGCGCGGTGCACGAGGATAACCCGGAGGTAGTGGAGGCGCACGCCCGCTTCATCCCGGTCATCCCCAGGGCGGAGATGCTCGCCGAGCTCATGCGCATGAAGTACGGGATCGCTGTTGCCGGGACCCACGGGAAGACCACCACCACCTCCATGGTGGCGACCCTGCTGTCCAGGGCGGGGATCGACCCGACGATGGTGATCGGCGGGCGGCTCAACTCCATCGGGACGAACGCGCGGCTCGGCCAGGGGAAATTCCTGGTGGCGGAGGCGGACGAGTCGGACGGCTCCTTCCTGAAGCTCTCCCCCACCATTGCGGTGGTCACCAACATCGACGCGGACCACCTCGACTTCTACAGCGGGATCGAAGAGATCAAGGACACCTTCGTGGAGTTCATCAACAAGGTCCCCTTCTACGGCCTTGCGGTCCTTTGCCTCGACAGCCCGAACGTGGCGGACATCCTGCCGCGCGTGCAGAAGCGCTTCACGAGCTACGGACTCTCCGCCCAGGCCGACTTCCGGGCCACCGACGTGCGCCTTTCCGGCTTCACCACCACCTTCGTGGCGCACCACAAGGGTGTGCGGCTCGGGGAGATCTCCTTTGCCATGCCGGGCGCGCACAACGTGCTGAACGCCCTCGCCGCGATCGCGGTGGCGATGGAGCTCGACATCCCCTTCGAGAAGATCCAGGAAGGGTTCGCTGCCTTCCGCGGCGTCGGCCGCCGGTTCCACCTGAAAGGTTCCGCGAACGACATCATGGTCGTCGACGACTACGGGCACCACCCCACAGAGGTGCGGGCGACTCTTGCCGCTGCCAAGTCCGGATGGGAGAAGCGGCTCGTGGTGGTCTTCCAGCCGCACCGCTACTCCCGCACGAAGGAGCTCTTTGAGGATTTCGTGAAGGCGTTCTACGACGCCGACGTGCTGATCCTCACCGATATCTACCCCGCGGGGGAGGCTCCGATCGAGGGGATCTCCGCGGAGAGCCTCGTGGCGCGGATCCGCCGCCACGGACAGAAGGACGTCACCTGGATCTCCGACCGCGAGGCGCTCGCGGAGCACCTCCTGAAGATCCTGCAACCCGGCGACATCCTTCTCACTCTCGGCGCCGGGAACGTATGGCAGATCGGTGAGAAGGTCCTCGGGCAGCTCACCCCCGGGAGCGAGTGA
- the murG gene encoding undecaprenyldiphospho-muramoylpentapeptide beta-N-acetylglucosaminyltransferase has protein sequence MRLIVAGGGTGGHLFPGIAVAEEFLATPGNEVLFVGTSRGIEARMVPRLGYRLALISASGVKGLGAVAKVKSGGRLLFGCLQAQKILRKFRPDLVLGVGGYASAPVLLAARALGIPTYVHEQNAIPGLTNRLLGRFARRVFISMEQAATFFPPDSTVLTGNPIRKEILWGFQGQDEESASTFRVLVFGGSAGAHSVNLALVAALPHLLSVKERLVITHQTGEKDLEEVRAGYRANGFDAEVKPFIDDMSAAYGAADLIICRAGATTIAEITACGKACIFVPFPYAADDHQRKNAESLVEKGAGFMILDKELTGERVAREITALMEKPELLEETRQNAKKLAHLDAAQVIVTRMVRGY, from the coding sequence ATGAGGCTCATCGTGGCAGGGGGGGGGACCGGCGGCCACCTTTTCCCCGGGATAGCGGTGGCGGAGGAATTCCTGGCGACGCCGGGGAACGAGGTCCTCTTCGTCGGGACGAGCCGCGGCATCGAGGCACGCATGGTCCCCCGGCTCGGCTATCGGCTGGCGCTGATCTCCGCAAGCGGCGTGAAGGGGCTCGGCGCGGTGGCGAAGGTCAAAAGCGGCGGCAGGCTCCTCTTCGGCTGCCTGCAGGCCCAAAAGATACTGAGAAAGTTCAGGCCGGACCTCGTCCTCGGGGTCGGCGGCTACGCCTCGGCGCCCGTCCTCCTCGCGGCGCGGGCCTTGGGGATTCCGACCTACGTGCACGAGCAGAACGCGATCCCGGGGCTCACCAACAGGCTTCTTGGCCGCTTCGCCCGGCGCGTCTTCATCTCCATGGAACAGGCGGCGACCTTCTTCCCGCCGGACAGCACGGTGCTCACCGGAAACCCGATCCGCAAGGAGATCCTCTGGGGATTCCAAGGGCAGGACGAGGAGAGCGCCTCCACCTTCCGGGTCCTCGTTTTCGGGGGGAGCGCCGGGGCGCACAGCGTGAACCTCGCGCTGGTGGCCGCACTGCCGCACCTCTTATCCGTGAAGGAGAGACTGGTCATCACCCACCAGACGGGGGAGAAGGACCTGGAAGAGGTGCGGGCGGGGTACCGCGCGAACGGCTTCGACGCCGAGGTAAAGCCCTTCATCGACGACATGTCCGCGGCCTACGGCGCCGCCGACCTCATCATCTGCAGGGCAGGGGCGACGACGATCGCCGAGATCACCGCGTGCGGCAAGGCGTGCATCTTCGTTCCCTTCCCGTACGCCGCGGACGACCACCAGAGGAAAAACGCGGAGTCGCTGGTGGAGAAGGGTGCCGGCTTCATGATCCTCGACAAGGAACTCACCGGAGAACGGGTGGCGCGGGAGATCACCGCCCTCATGGAAAAGCCGGAACTCCTGGAGGAGACGAGGCAAAACGCGAAGAAGCTCGCCCACCTCGACGCCGCGCAGGTGATCGTGACCCGGATGGTGCGGGGGTATTAA
- the ftsW gene encoding putative lipid II flippase FtsW, translating to MRRPEGFDIIILVMAVTLTCFGVVMVYSASSVMAAKKYHDGFYFLKRQGIFAAAGFAAMVFTMQLDYHVWKKVAVPLFLSCFFLLILVFIPGIGGAAKGASRWIRLPGFNFQPSELAKVALIIYMAYSLDKRQEKLRNFSTGFFPYLMILGAFIVILLKQHDMGAALTMGTVAITMLFAAGTKPRYILGMGVVALPGVFYLVVSEAYRMRRITAFLDPWKDPTNAGFQIIQSWLALGTGGILGQGLGEGKQKLFYLPEAHTDFILSVCGEELGLVGVLVIASMFLLLVQRSIRVAIAAEDNFGRFLAFGIAVLLGLEAFINMAVVSGMLPTKGLALPFLSYGGSSLIISLTAVGILLNVSSRMKGLPS from the coding sequence GTGAGGCGTCCGGAAGGGTTCGACATCATCATCCTCGTCATGGCGGTGACCCTCACCTGCTTCGGGGTGGTCATGGTCTACTCCGCTTCCTCGGTGATGGCGGCGAAGAAGTACCACGACGGCTTCTACTTCCTGAAGCGCCAGGGGATCTTCGCCGCGGCCGGTTTTGCCGCCATGGTCTTCACCATGCAGCTCGACTACCACGTCTGGAAGAAGGTGGCGGTGCCCCTCTTCCTTTCCTGCTTCTTCCTGCTGATCCTCGTCTTCATCCCCGGGATCGGAGGGGCGGCCAAAGGGGCGTCGCGCTGGATCAGGCTGCCGGGCTTCAACTTCCAGCCCTCCGAGCTTGCGAAGGTCGCCCTCATCATCTACATGGCGTACTCGCTGGACAAGAGGCAGGAGAAGCTGCGCAACTTCAGCACCGGCTTCTTCCCGTACCTCATGATACTCGGCGCCTTCATCGTGATACTCCTGAAGCAGCACGACATGGGGGCGGCGCTCACCATGGGGACGGTGGCGATCACCATGCTCTTTGCCGCGGGAACAAAGCCGCGCTACATCCTCGGCATGGGTGTGGTCGCTCTTCCCGGCGTTTTTTACCTCGTCGTCTCCGAGGCGTACCGCATGCGGCGCATCACCGCCTTCCTCGACCCGTGGAAGGACCCGACGAACGCGGGATTCCAGATCATCCAGTCCTGGCTGGCGCTCGGCACCGGAGGGATCCTCGGACAGGGGCTCGGCGAGGGGAAGCAGAAGCTCTTTTATCTTCCGGAGGCGCATACCGACTTCATCCTTTCCGTATGCGGCGAGGAACTCGGGCTGGTCGGGGTGCTGGTGATCGCATCGATGTTCCTGTTACTGGTGCAGCGCTCCATCCGCGTCGCCATAGCGGCCGAAGACAACTTCGGTCGCTTTCTCGCATTCGGAATCGCCGTGCTTCTCGGGCTTGAGGCCTTCATCAACATGGCGGTGGTGAGCGGCATGCTCCCGACGAAGGGGCTCGCGCTCCCCTTTCTCAGCTACGGCGGAAGCTCCCTCATCATCTCCCTCACCGCCGTGGGGATACTCCTGAACGTCTCCTCGCGCATGAAGGGGCTCCCCTCATGA
- the murD gene encoding UDP-N-acetylmuramoyl-L-alanine--D-glutamate ligase, with product MDLQGKNILVVGLARTGVAVTRFLAERGAHLTVTDMRDEEQLASVLEQLKDLDINYELGRHSAHTFLMAELIVVSPGVPMDLKPLAMAVAQGRRVVSEVELASWFIEAPIVAITGTNGKTTTTTLTGEIFRHCGFDTFVGGNIGNPLIELAASGERVDRVVVELSSFQLEGIESFRPNVAVLLNITEDHLDRYETYQEYIDAKLRIFENQRAEDFAVLNIDDPLVAACAPRLKARVFPMSRQKELEEGIWYQEGFITFSFQGKVLRFGTDGIRLKGVHNLDNIMASLASTLLMRCEGECAYAAVTSFKGLPHRMEFVTEQNGVAWYEDSKGTNVGSVVKSLESFPGGITLIAGGKDKGGSYEPLAPLVQERVSHLILIGEAKERMNEALGALTDTHLATTLAEAVSTARAVTKSGGIVLFSPACSSFDMFRDYEDRALQYRALVLSGDSEGDK from the coding sequence ATGGATCTCCAGGGCAAAAATATTTTGGTAGTAGGACTCGCCCGCACCGGCGTGGCGGTCACCCGTTTCCTCGCCGAGCGGGGCGCGCATCTCACGGTGACCGACATGCGCGACGAGGAGCAGCTCGCCTCCGTGCTGGAGCAGCTGAAAGACCTCGACATAAATTACGAGCTCGGGCGACACAGCGCCCACACCTTCCTCATGGCGGAGCTCATCGTGGTGAGCCCCGGCGTGCCGATGGACCTGAAGCCGCTGGCGATGGCGGTGGCCCAGGGGCGCCGCGTGGTGAGCGAGGTGGAGCTTGCCTCCTGGTTCATCGAAGCACCCATCGTCGCCATCACCGGGACGAACGGCAAGACGACGACCACCACCCTTACCGGGGAGATCTTCCGGCACTGCGGTTTCGACACCTTTGTCGGCGGCAATATCGGCAATCCCCTGATCGAGCTCGCCGCCTCCGGTGAGCGGGTCGACCGCGTCGTGGTGGAGCTCTCTTCCTTCCAGCTCGAGGGGATCGAGAGCTTCCGCCCGAACGTCGCGGTTCTCCTGAACATCACCGAGGACCACCTGGACCGCTACGAGACGTACCAGGAGTACATCGACGCGAAGCTGCGCATCTTCGAGAACCAGAGGGCGGAGGACTTCGCTGTTCTGAACATCGACGACCCGCTGGTGGCGGCCTGCGCCCCCCGGCTGAAGGCCCGCGTCTTCCCCATGAGCCGCCAAAAGGAGCTTGAGGAGGGGATCTGGTACCAGGAAGGCTTCATCACCTTTTCCTTCCAGGGGAAGGTGCTCCGCTTCGGCACCGACGGCATCCGGCTGAAGGGGGTGCACAACCTCGACAACATCATGGCGAGCCTCGCCTCCACGCTCCTCATGCGCTGCGAGGGGGAATGCGCCTACGCCGCCGTGACCTCGTTCAAGGGGCTGCCGCACCGGATGGAGTTCGTCACGGAGCAAAACGGCGTCGCCTGGTACGAGGACAGCAAGGGGACGAACGTGGGGAGCGTGGTGAAGTCGCTGGAGAGTTTCCCCGGCGGCATCACCCTCATCGCCGGCGGGAAGGACAAGGGGGGCTCCTACGAGCCGTTGGCTCCCCTGGTGCAGGAGCGGGTGAGCCACCTGATCCTCATCGGCGAGGCGAAAGAGCGGATGAACGAGGCCCTTGGCGCCCTCACCGACACCCACCTCGCCACGACCCTCGCGGAGGCGGTCTCCACCGCCCGCGCTGTCACGAAGTCCGGCGGCATCGTCCTCTTCTCACCGGCCTGCTCCAGCTTCGACATGTTCCGCGACTACGAGGACCGCGCGCTGCAATACCGCGCTCTCGTCCTCTCCGGCGACTCCGAGGGGGATAAGTGA
- the mraY gene encoding phospho-N-acetylmuramoyl-pentapeptide-transferase, translated as MLYHLLFPLASDYKLFNVFKYLTFRSIYAMITALVVSFLVGPWVIQKLEGLQARQVIRTDGPESHLKKQGTPTMGGVMILLSIIVPTLLWADLTNVFVWITLFVIAGYGVIGFLDDYKKVVEKNPKGLSPRQKMVGQVLLAGAVGILLYNLPGFSTQLYFPFFKRVHPDLGILFIPFATLVIVGASNAVNLTDGLDGLAIGPVAINAATYLLFCYIAGNARLSGYLQIPYVPGSGELAVVCGAMVGAGLGFLWYNAYPAEVFMGDVGSLALGGGLGTLAVLTKQEILLVIVGGVFVVEALSVIFQVGSYKYRGKRIFRMAPIHHHFELKGVAEPKIIVRFWIITIILALVAISTMKMR; from the coding sequence ATGCTGTATCATCTCCTCTTCCCGCTCGCCTCGGACTACAAGCTTTTCAACGTCTTCAAGTACCTCACCTTCCGCTCCATCTACGCGATGATCACAGCGCTCGTCGTCTCCTTCCTCGTCGGCCCCTGGGTGATCCAGAAGCTGGAGGGGCTCCAGGCGCGCCAGGTTATCCGCACCGACGGTCCGGAGTCGCACCTCAAGAAGCAGGGGACCCCCACCATGGGGGGGGTGATGATCCTCCTCTCCATCATCGTGCCGACGCTCCTCTGGGCCGATCTCACCAACGTCTTTGTGTGGATCACCCTCTTCGTCATCGCAGGGTACGGGGTTATCGGCTTTCTCGACGACTACAAGAAGGTGGTGGAGAAAAACCCGAAGGGGCTCTCGCCGCGCCAGAAGATGGTCGGCCAGGTCCTCCTCGCGGGCGCGGTGGGGATACTCCTGTACAACCTCCCCGGTTTCTCCACCCAGCTCTACTTCCCCTTCTTCAAGAGGGTCCATCCGGACCTCGGCATCCTCTTCATCCCCTTTGCCACCCTCGTCATCGTGGGGGCGAGCAATGCGGTGAACCTCACCGACGGGCTCGACGGCCTCGCCATCGGTCCGGTGGCGATAAACGCAGCGACCTACCTTCTCTTCTGCTACATCGCAGGTAACGCCCGCCTCTCCGGCTATCTGCAGATACCGTACGTCCCCGGCTCTGGGGAACTCGCCGTCGTGTGCGGCGCCATGGTCGGCGCAGGGCTCGGATTTCTCTGGTACAACGCCTATCCTGCCGAGGTATTCATGGGGGACGTCGGCTCCCTCGCGCTCGGGGGCGGGCTCGGGACCCTCGCGGTCCTTACCAAGCAGGAGATACTCCTCGTCATCGTAGGGGGCGTCTTCGTGGTGGAGGCGCTCTCGGTGATCTTCCAGGTGGGGAGCTACAAGTACCGCGGCAAGAGGATCTTCCGCATGGCCCCGATCCACCACCACTTCGAGCTGAAGGGGGTCGCTGAACCTAAGATCATCGTGCGCTTCTGGATCATCACCATCATCCTTGCGCTGGTGGCAATTTCCACCATGAAGATGCGCTGA